The Apium graveolens cultivar Ventura chromosome 6, ASM990537v1, whole genome shotgun sequence genome contains a region encoding:
- the LOC141663873 gene encoding uridine/cytidine kinase UKL1, chloroplastic-like: protein MENAMHACCKGIKIGKILIHRDGDNGKQLIYEKLPKDISERHVLLLDLVLGTGNSANQAIELLIQKGVPESHIIFLNLISAPEGIHCVSKRFPMLKIVTSKIDVALNEEFRVIPGMGEFGDRYFGTDD, encoded by the exons ATGGAGAACGCTATGCATGCTTGTTGCAAAGGAATAAAGATTGGGAAAATTCTAATCCATCGTGATGGTGATAATGGTAAACAG CTTATATACGAAAAACTTCCAAAAGATATCTCAGAACGACATGTCTTGCTCTTGGATCTAGTTCTTGGAACTG GCAACTCAGCCAACCAGGCGATTGAATTACTCATACAGAAGGGAGTACCGGAATCCCATATTATATTTCTTAATCTTATATCT GCTCCTGAAGGAATACATTGTGTCAGCAAGAGGTTCCCAATGCTTAAAATAGTTACTTCAAAGATTGATGTAGCATTAAATGAAGAGTTTCGTGTAATACCGGGTATGGGGGAGTTTGGAGATCGTTACTTTGGTACCGATGATTGA